One Tautonia rosea genomic window carries:
- a CDS encoding prolyl oligopeptidase family serine peptidase, whose product MSRSKPVLVLVGMVLSFTGIMEEVRAQGTLADYRRADELRSRFRETVFRTSVRPNWSADQSRFWYRNDLPGESREFVVVEPDLGVRRPAFDHESLAEALAEATGNVISAERLPIDRLEWAEDHRSFLFRVEESWWRFDAETEQLTAADPLNRPVSRRRDSVPRASRRTGEETEIRVVNQTQGPITLIWLDPSGRPQAYGTISEGEERRQHTFGGHVWSIEDHEGREIDRFEAEDRPTRFEITVDQDAPPPPPRERPNRGRTDRWEMGESPDGRWMAVIRDENVVVRDRKSGEEFALTEEGTADDGYEDRVYWSPDSTKLVVMRRARGDDRKVFLIESSPRDQLQPKLDSYDYLKPGDQVEIAKPHLFDVEARIEIPINDQLFANPWRINDVRWASDSGRFTFLFNERGHQHLRIVAVDAATGEATALIEESSQTFIDYSQKFFCQYLDQTDEILWASERDGWNHLYLFDAKTGRLKHQVTRGEWVVRGVDRVDEGARQIWFRAGGIHPEQDPYQIHHARVNFDGTDLLLLTEGDGTHSVEFSPDGRFLLDTYSRVDMPPVIELRSAEDGRWICELERAEVSGLKAAGWQVPERFVAKGRDGETDIYGVIFRPTNFDPSVSYPVIEQIYAGPQGAFVPKEFSSLHGPQRLAELGFIVVQIDGMGTNWRSKAFHDVCWQNLSDAGFPDRIAWLKAATADRPYMDLSRMGIYGGSAGGQNALGALLFHPECYKVAVADCGCHDNRMDKIWWNEQWMGWPVGPHYEESSNVVNAHRLRGKLLLTVGELDRNVDPASTMQVVDALIRSGKDFDLLVIPGGGHGAGGSRYGDRRRRDFFVRHLLGVEPPDWNTVPSADSDLAEGGE is encoded by the coding sequence ATGAGCAGGTCGAAGCCGGTCCTCGTCCTCGTAGGAATGGTGCTTTCGTTCACAGGGATCATGGAAGAGGTGAGAGCACAGGGCACCCTGGCCGATTATCGTCGGGCTGACGAGCTACGGAGCAGGTTCCGAGAAACGGTTTTCAGGACCAGTGTTCGACCGAACTGGTCAGCCGATCAGTCGCGGTTCTGGTATCGGAACGATCTGCCGGGTGAGTCCCGTGAGTTCGTCGTGGTCGAGCCCGACCTCGGGGTAAGACGGCCGGCCTTCGACCATGAATCGCTCGCCGAGGCACTGGCCGAAGCCACGGGTAACGTGATTTCAGCCGAGCGGTTGCCGATCGATCGACTTGAATGGGCGGAGGATCATCGCTCGTTTCTGTTTCGGGTCGAGGAGTCTTGGTGGCGGTTCGATGCCGAAACCGAGCAATTGACGGCGGCAGACCCGTTGAATCGACCGGTTTCCCGTCGGCGGGACTCGGTGCCCCGGGCCAGCCGACGGACCGGGGAGGAGACCGAGATTCGTGTGGTGAACCAGACTCAGGGGCCGATCACCTTGATTTGGCTCGATCCCTCAGGGCGCCCGCAAGCCTATGGAACGATCTCGGAGGGAGAGGAGCGTCGGCAGCATACGTTCGGCGGGCATGTCTGGTCGATCGAGGATCACGAGGGGCGAGAGATCGACCGCTTTGAGGCTGAAGATCGACCCACTCGCTTTGAAATCACGGTGGATCAGGATGCGCCGCCACCTCCTCCTCGGGAACGACCGAACCGGGGTCGGACCGATCGATGGGAGATGGGGGAGTCGCCAGATGGTCGCTGGATGGCGGTCATCCGGGACGAAAACGTCGTGGTGCGTGATCGAAAGTCCGGCGAGGAATTTGCTCTGACAGAGGAAGGAACGGCAGATGACGGCTACGAGGATCGGGTCTACTGGTCTCCCGACTCGACGAAATTGGTCGTTATGCGGAGGGCCAGGGGAGACGATCGAAAGGTGTTCTTGATCGAGTCGTCGCCGCGTGATCAACTTCAGCCAAAACTCGATTCGTACGACTACCTGAAGCCGGGCGATCAGGTGGAGATCGCCAAGCCCCATCTGTTTGATGTGGAAGCACGGATCGAAATCCCAATTAATGATCAATTGTTCGCTAACCCTTGGCGAATCAACGACGTGCGGTGGGCCTCGGATTCGGGTCGATTCACCTTTCTGTTCAATGAGCGGGGCCATCAACACCTGAGGATTGTCGCGGTTGATGCGGCGACGGGAGAGGCGACCGCGCTGATCGAGGAATCAAGTCAAACCTTTATCGACTATAGTCAGAAATTTTTCTGTCAGTATTTGGATCAAACAGACGAGATTCTCTGGGCTTCGGAACGGGATGGATGGAATCACCTCTATCTTTTTGATGCGAAAACGGGAAGGTTGAAGCATCAGGTGACCCGGGGGGAATGGGTCGTGCGAGGGGTGGATCGTGTCGATGAAGGGGCCCGGCAAATCTGGTTTCGGGCGGGGGGAATCCATCCGGAACAAGACCCGTACCAGATCCATCATGCCCGAGTGAACTTCGACGGAACCGACCTGCTCCTGTTGACTGAAGGAGACGGGACGCACTCGGTCGAGTTTTCGCCGGACGGTCGATTTTTGCTTGATACGTATTCGCGCGTGGACATGCCTCCGGTCATTGAGTTGCGATCGGCGGAGGATGGCCGTTGGATCTGTGAACTGGAGCGAGCCGAGGTTTCGGGGTTAAAGGCGGCCGGCTGGCAGGTTCCCGAGCGATTTGTGGCCAAGGGACGTGACGGCGAGACCGATATCTATGGAGTGATATTCCGTCCGACGAACTTCGATCCTTCGGTGTCGTATCCGGTGATTGAACAGATTTACGCCGGACCGCAGGGGGCGTTTGTTCCGAAGGAATTCTCGTCGTTGCACGGGCCGCAACGGCTCGCGGAGTTGGGGTTCATTGTGGTCCAGATTGACGGTATGGGTACGAACTGGCGGTCGAAGGCGTTTCACGACGTTTGCTGGCAAAACCTGTCCGATGCAGGGTTTCCGGATCGGATTGCCTGGTTGAAGGCTGCGACGGCGGATCGCCCGTACATGGACCTGTCGCGGATGGGGATCTATGGCGGTTCGGCGGGGGGGCAGAATGCGCTGGGTGCCCTGCTCTTTCATCCCGAGTGTTACAAGGTGGCCGTGGCCGATTGCGGATGCCATGATAATCGAATGGACAAAATCTGGTGGAACGAGCAGTGGATGGGATGGCCAGTTGGTCCGCATTATGAGGAATCATCGAACGTGGTGAACGCGCACAGGCTGCGCGGGAAGCTGTTGCTGACGGTCGGAGAGCTGGATCGGAATGTGGATCCCGCCTCGACGATGCAGGTCGTTGATGCGTTGATTCGATCCGGCAAGGACTTCGACCTTCTGGTCATTCCCGGCGGTGGACACGGAGCGGGAGGAAGTCGCTACGGTGATCGTCGCCGTCGGGATTTCTTCGTCAGACACTTGCTTGGGGTCGAGCCGCCAGACTGGAATACGGTGCCATCGGCAGACTCTGATCTGGCCGAGGGAGGCGAGTGA
- a CDS encoding glycosyltransferase: MSALDDPRARPAGNSLVIMIPVFNDWVALDLLLPEIDRVLQTHRLSADILVIDDGSSTEPQGVERSFHALGRVDILPLKRNLGHQRAIAIGLAVVADRLPDCQTLVVMDGDGEDDPRDIPRMLDRYRAEQCRKIVFADRTRRSESLKFRFFYQLYRFAHRVLTGFDVRVGNFSVIPRSVLQRLVVVSELWNHYAAAAFNSRQPHCSVPTVRAQRLHGKPTMNFVRLVVHGLSAISVHSELIGVRMLMVAFVLIFLVLLSTVAAVIVRLVTPFAIPGWATTAVGISLVLLAQAVMLALLFCFVTLSGRQGLTFLPIRDYGYFAGPLHNLYSGES; this comes from the coding sequence ATGAGTGCTCTCGACGACCCCCGCGCCCGTCCTGCGGGCAATTCGCTCGTCATCATGATCCCGGTCTTCAACGACTGGGTTGCCCTGGACTTGCTTCTGCCGGAAATCGACCGTGTGTTGCAAACGCACCGGCTTTCCGCCGATATCCTCGTCATCGACGACGGTTCCTCAACCGAGCCGCAAGGGGTTGAGCGATCGTTTCACGCCCTCGGACGTGTTGACATCTTACCGCTCAAGCGCAATCTCGGTCATCAACGAGCCATTGCGATCGGACTGGCCGTCGTGGCGGATCGATTGCCGGATTGCCAAACGCTGGTCGTCATGGATGGCGACGGCGAAGACGACCCCCGCGACATTCCCCGCATGCTCGATCGTTACCGAGCGGAACAGTGTCGAAAAATCGTCTTCGCCGATCGCACCCGCCGCTCAGAGTCTCTCAAATTTCGGTTTTTCTATCAGCTCTATCGATTCGCCCATCGCGTGCTAACCGGCTTCGACGTGCGGGTGGGCAACTTCAGCGTCATCCCGCGGTCGGTGCTGCAACGCCTGGTCGTCGTCTCCGAACTCTGGAATCATTACGCCGCAGCCGCCTTCAATTCGCGTCAGCCGCATTGCAGCGTCCCGACCGTCCGAGCCCAACGCTTGCACGGCAAGCCAACCATGAACTTCGTCCGCCTCGTCGTCCACGGGCTCAGCGCCATCTCGGTGCATAGCGAGTTGATCGGTGTCCGCATGTTGATGGTTGCCTTCGTGCTGATTTTTCTGGTCCTGCTAAGCACTGTCGCCGCCGTCATCGTACGGCTGGTGACACCGTTCGCTATCCCCGGCTGGGCAACCACAGCGGTCGGCATCTCCCTCGTTCTGCTCGCGCAGGCAGTGATGCTGGCACTCCTGTTCTGCTTCGTGACCCTCAGCGGACGGCAAGGGCTGACGTTTCTGCCCATCCGCGATTACGGCTATTTCGCCGGCCCACTGCATAACCTCTATTCGGGTGAATCATGA
- a CDS encoding PSD1 and planctomycete cytochrome C domain-containing protein, with amino-acid sequence MSLQRRNACRPMGRTWTSAVLALSFCSAVAMAEQTQEAPDFNREVRPILTSQCLACHGPDEAERKGNLRLDLREDTVRDRDGYAVVVPGDPESSELIFRIESDDPIDQMPPPESGHELSAEEKDILRRWIASGAEFETHWSFRPLIRPELPVLPDGLAKDVRNPVDAFVRARLAMAGLDPEPEADRYTLARRLALDLTGVPLRPEEVDAFIADDRPDAYERLVDRLLDSPRFGEHWARTWLDLARYADTKGYEKDQPRTMWRYRDWLIDSINDDMPFDRFTVEQLAGDLLPDPTDDQILATAFHRNTMTNDEGGTDDEEFRIAAVKDRVDTTMQVWMGLTMGCAKCHSHKFDPISQRDYYAFYAIFNQTEDADRPDEAPTQPMPTLWQTEQVDKTEARLVELQKEFWRDSPEQAESQRAWEMVIADRSRWHSATILRTEAESGASLEVREDASVVISGPHVDRETLTLELEVPERVTAVRLEALKDPSLPQGGPGRAEHDRNAVVSEFRLALLPNGEATETLPLRVFEARADFEQRGYPASSAIDDDPETGWAWAPMNDEPHVILFTLAEPLEAEGARLVVTIEQNYPKLQLGSFRLSTTNSEDPALLLPEFRSLGELAAIPIEERTSDDQKRLDESYRRSHEPTMSIHSQIEELEANLKSIRETIAKTPILRELPADRRRVTRIHQRGNFLEPGEEVSPAVPDAFGALPEESTLDRLAVAQWLVSKENPLTSRVAVNRVWARIMGNGLVETEEDFGLQGSPPTHPQLLDWLAVAYRDDLGWSLKELCRVIVHSSTYRQSSRHEPSKVQTDPRNTLLSRSPRYRLSAETIRDQALAVAGLLSEKVGGPSVMPPQPPGLWRAAYSTLKWETSPGEDRHRRALYTFLRRTSPYPSMTTFDAGSGEVCTIRRVRTNTPLQALVTLNDPAFVEAAAALGRRMVAEAGPDLGRIAARGAELALGRPATESEVDRLVALFKEASEEFRAEEGAARAFLDSANAPESEVGVDPIETAAWGVVGNVLLNLDETLTRP; translated from the coding sequence ATGAGTTTGCAACGACGCAATGCTTGCCGGCCGATGGGTCGAACCTGGACCTCAGCGGTCCTGGCCCTGTCATTCTGCTCGGCCGTAGCGATGGCCGAGCAAACGCAGGAGGCTCCCGACTTTAACCGGGAGGTCCGTCCGATCCTGACGAGCCAGTGCCTGGCCTGCCACGGCCCCGACGAGGCTGAGCGCAAGGGGAATCTGAGGCTCGATCTTCGTGAGGATACCGTGAGGGATCGGGATGGCTACGCCGTCGTCGTCCCGGGTGATCCCGAGTCGAGTGAACTCATCTTCCGCATTGAATCGGACGATCCGATCGACCAGATGCCACCTCCCGAGAGTGGGCATGAATTGTCGGCCGAGGAGAAGGACATCCTCAGGCGGTGGATCGCTTCGGGAGCGGAGTTCGAGACGCACTGGTCATTCCGTCCCTTGATCCGCCCGGAACTGCCGGTCTTGCCCGACGGATTGGCGAAGGATGTGCGTAATCCGGTCGATGCGTTTGTGCGAGCCCGTCTAGCGATGGCCGGCCTGGATCCGGAGCCAGAGGCTGATCGGTACACCCTTGCACGTCGGTTGGCGCTCGACCTGACGGGCGTCCCGCTCCGTCCGGAGGAGGTTGATGCGTTTATCGCTGACGATCGCCCCGACGCTTACGAGCGTCTGGTGGATCGCCTGCTTGACTCGCCGCGATTCGGTGAGCACTGGGCACGCACGTGGCTCGACCTGGCCCGCTATGCTGATACCAAGGGATACGAGAAAGATCAGCCGCGCACCATGTGGCGTTACCGTGACTGGCTGATCGACTCGATCAACGATGACATGCCGTTCGATCGCTTTACCGTGGAGCAACTCGCAGGGGACCTCTTGCCCGATCCGACTGACGACCAGATTCTTGCGACGGCGTTTCATCGGAATACGATGACCAACGACGAGGGAGGAACCGACGACGAGGAATTCCGTATTGCCGCCGTAAAGGATCGGGTCGACACGACCATGCAAGTCTGGATGGGTTTGACGATGGGCTGCGCCAAGTGCCACAGTCACAAGTTCGACCCGATCTCCCAGCGCGACTACTACGCCTTTTACGCCATCTTCAATCAGACCGAAGATGCCGATCGCCCCGACGAGGCCCCGACGCAGCCGATGCCCACGCTCTGGCAAACAGAGCAGGTGGACAAAACAGAGGCTCGCCTTGTCGAGCTTCAAAAAGAGTTCTGGCGCGACTCTCCCGAACAGGCCGAGAGTCAACGCGCCTGGGAAATGGTGATCGCCGACCGTAGTCGGTGGCACTCGGCAACCATCTTACGGACTGAGGCGGAAAGCGGGGCATCGCTTGAGGTGAGAGAGGACGCATCGGTGGTCATCTCTGGGCCTCATGTGGATCGGGAGACACTGACTCTTGAGCTCGAGGTTCCGGAACGAGTGACGGCAGTGCGGCTCGAAGCCCTCAAGGATCCGAGTTTACCTCAGGGCGGACCCGGCCGTGCGGAGCATGATCGGAACGCTGTCGTCTCCGAATTTCGGCTCGCCTTGCTCCCGAACGGCGAAGCAACTGAGACACTGCCATTACGTGTGTTTGAGGCTCGGGCGGACTTTGAGCAACGGGGGTATCCAGCATCTTCGGCGATCGACGACGACCCGGAAACTGGTTGGGCCTGGGCGCCGATGAACGACGAGCCTCATGTCATTCTCTTCACTCTGGCTGAACCGCTTGAAGCCGAAGGAGCACGGCTGGTAGTGACGATCGAACAGAACTATCCCAAGCTGCAGCTTGGGAGTTTTCGGCTCTCGACGACCAATTCCGAAGACCCTGCATTGCTTCTTCCCGAGTTCCGATCCTTGGGCGAGCTGGCCGCGATTCCGATTGAGGAGCGGACCTCGGACGATCAGAAACGGCTAGACGAGTCGTATCGACGCTCGCATGAGCCGACCATGTCAATTCACTCGCAGATCGAGGAACTCGAAGCGAACCTCAAGTCGATTCGAGAAACGATTGCGAAGACACCGATTCTTCGAGAACTCCCAGCCGACCGGAGACGAGTCACGCGAATTCATCAACGAGGTAACTTTTTGGAACCCGGCGAGGAGGTTTCCCCGGCGGTCCCCGACGCTTTCGGTGCACTTCCGGAGGAGAGCACGCTCGACCGCCTGGCGGTGGCTCAGTGGCTCGTCTCCAAGGAGAACCCTCTGACGTCTCGCGTGGCAGTGAATCGCGTTTGGGCGCGGATCATGGGGAACGGTCTGGTTGAGACAGAGGAGGACTTCGGTCTCCAAGGATCACCACCGACACATCCGCAGTTACTTGACTGGTTGGCCGTCGCTTACCGAGACGATCTGGGATGGTCGCTCAAGGAGCTTTGCCGGGTTATCGTTCACTCGTCAACGTATCGGCAATCGTCGCGTCACGAGCCGTCGAAGGTCCAGACCGATCCACGCAATACGCTGCTGAGCCGATCCCCTCGGTACCGCTTGTCGGCCGAGACGATCCGCGATCAGGCGCTGGCTGTGGCGGGGTTGCTTTCGGAGAAGGTGGGAGGACCATCGGTCATGCCGCCACAACCTCCAGGTCTCTGGAGGGCGGCCTACAGCACCTTGAAATGGGAGACGAGTCCTGGAGAGGATCGACATCGGCGAGCACTCTACACGTTTCTGAGAAGAACGAGTCCTTATCCGTCGATGACAACCTTCGATGCCGGATCGGGAGAGGTCTGCACCATTCGGCGGGTGCGTACAAATACGCCGTTACAGGCTTTGGTGACGTTGAATGATCCGGCGTTTGTCGAAGCCGCCGCTGCGCTCGGCCGGCGCATGGTCGCCGAGGCTGGACCCGATTTAGGCAGGATCGCTGCTCGGGGTGCTGAGCTGGCGCTCGGCCGTCCGGCAACGGAGTCTGAGGTGGATCGGCTGGTTGCCCTCTTCAAGGAGGCGAGCGAGGAGTTCCGTGCTGAGGAGGGAGCCGCCCGGGCGTTCCTCGACTCGGCCAATGCTCCGGAAAGCGAAGTGGGAGTCGACCCGATTGAGACGGCTGCCTGGGGTGTTGTTGGGAATGTGCTTTTGAATCTGGATGAGACGCTCACCCGGCCCTGA
- a CDS encoding carboxypeptidase M32 has translation MDVKVAYDELIQRSREWSTLASCSALLSWDEQTFMPNGGSAFRGDQLGMLAGLEHERSTDPKLEDLFQAIEGSDLIANPESPEAVNVREIRRSFTRKTKLPRALVEELARVTSTAQHEWIASRRSRDFPRFLPWLDRIVTLKRREAECVGHESGDPYDALLDEYEPGASAAALSTLFSTLRADLVPLVEAIAGASNPPDPSVLHGTFPIETQRTLGELVAASIGFDFDRGRLDTSAHPFCSGIAPGDCRITTRYRSDDFEESFFCVLHEVGHGLYEQGLPSDRFGTPMGESVSLGIHESQSRLWENLVGRGRPFWTFWFPVVKRLFRNALGSANLDTFHRAVNRVEPSLIRTQADEVTYNLHILIRFDLERALISGNLTPADLPGAWDEAYRRDLGVVAPDVADGCLQDVHWSAGLIGYFPTYTLGNVYAAQLFEAASRELGDLDTALVRGDSQPLLDWLRNRIHHHARRYRPADLITHATGSIPDATPLIQSLRSRYGAAYGLSET, from the coding sequence GTGGACGTGAAGGTCGCCTACGACGAGTTGATTCAACGCAGCCGCGAGTGGTCGACCCTCGCCTCGTGCTCAGCCTTGCTCTCATGGGATGAGCAAACCTTCATGCCGAACGGAGGCTCTGCCTTCCGGGGCGACCAGCTTGGCATGCTTGCGGGCCTGGAACACGAACGATCCACCGACCCAAAGCTCGAGGACCTGTTCCAGGCAATCGAGGGCTCCGACCTGATCGCGAATCCCGAATCGCCCGAGGCTGTCAACGTCCGAGAGATCCGGCGATCCTTCACCCGCAAGACCAAATTGCCTCGCGCACTCGTGGAAGAACTTGCCCGCGTTACCTCCACCGCTCAACACGAATGGATTGCATCCCGTCGCTCACGCGATTTTCCACGATTCCTCCCCTGGCTCGATCGGATCGTCACCCTGAAGCGGCGTGAGGCAGAGTGTGTCGGCCACGAGTCGGGGGATCCGTATGATGCCCTCCTCGATGAGTACGAACCCGGCGCCTCGGCCGCGGCGCTGTCCACCCTGTTCTCCACCTTGCGAGCCGATCTGGTGCCGCTCGTCGAGGCCATTGCCGGTGCATCGAACCCTCCTGATCCGTCGGTGCTTCACGGTACTTTCCCGATCGAGACGCAGCGAACGCTCGGAGAACTCGTCGCTGCCTCTATCGGCTTCGATTTCGATCGCGGACGTCTCGACACTTCGGCCCATCCCTTTTGCTCAGGCATCGCGCCGGGAGACTGCCGGATCACCACTCGATATCGGTCCGACGACTTCGAGGAGTCGTTCTTTTGCGTGCTGCACGAAGTCGGCCACGGGCTTTACGAACAGGGGCTGCCCTCCGACCGCTTCGGTACGCCGATGGGTGAATCCGTCTCGCTCGGCATTCACGAGTCGCAATCGAGGCTCTGGGAAAATCTCGTCGGTCGCGGTCGCCCTTTCTGGACCTTCTGGTTTCCGGTCGTCAAGCGCCTCTTCCGCAATGCGCTCGGCTCCGCCAATCTCGACACGTTCCATCGCGCCGTCAACCGCGTCGAGCCCTCGTTGATTCGCACCCAGGCCGATGAAGTCACCTATAACCTCCACATCCTTATCCGCTTCGATCTCGAACGTGCCCTGATTTCCGGCAATCTCACCCCGGCCGACTTGCCGGGAGCCTGGGACGAGGCGTACCGCCGTGACCTCGGCGTCGTTGCTCCCGACGTCGCCGACGGCTGTCTCCAGGATGTCCACTGGTCGGCCGGATTGATCGGGTATTTCCCGACTTACACCCTTGGCAACGTCTATGCCGCCCAGTTGTTCGAGGCTGCCTCTCGAGAACTTGGCGACCTCGACACGGCCTTGGTCCGTGGCGATTCCCAGCCCTTGCTCGATTGGCTCCGCAATCGCATTCATCATCACGCCCGGCGTTACCGGCCGGCCGACCTCATCACCCACGCAACTGGCTCCATTCCCGACGCGACCCCCCTCATTCAATCGCTCCGATCCCGCTACGGGGCCGCCTACGGACTCTCGGAAACGTGA